ATAAGCATCTATAAACATTATGGACGAAAacaaacaccaaaaaaaaatgataaaataacaataatttataaaattgtatttttatttttcaaaaattattattattttcttaaaatatttttttgagttgaCCCTATTAACATATATACCACACAATTTTAGATAATATGAGATGATGAGCTGCGTCTGATTTTGGGTAACACTACAGTGTCCAAAAAAACATGTGTAAAGTTGGTTGGGTGGTGGGGAAATGTATCCCTGCTTTTCATTGAATGCTTCCCAACACTGTCACACACATACACCCATTACCACAAAAATAAAGTGAAAGGCAAGAAAAATGTAAGAATATCCCACGAACCATAACTCAGGTCTCTAAGCCAATTAGACTCTCTTCTTAgctaataattcatttttatcataattttacaaaattttaattaaaagtcaTCCATTAATCCAATTTTCTCTAACTCGATTTTTGACATGTGacagaaattaattaatcaaaaaatataaagattaaattcataaattactTGAATTACTACGTTAAAAGTTAACCAAAATCTAAGTTACATATACTATTTGCTACACCTCAACCATTCATAACCACGAACAACCCAAATTCCAAACTAACAAGTTATCATAGTGGATGCCCTTTTCGAACATACAAATacactctctcttttttcaataaattttcttaaagaCTTATTCAATTACATCACAGGTGTTACTCAATTACATCTCAATGCCTTTTCATTGAATCCTTCcgataaaaaaaaacccatcaaTACCACTATCACACACAAACACCCACTACCACATCAACAAAGTAGTGGGCAGCAAAAGTGAGAATATCCCACGAACCATACCTCAAGTCTATAAGTCAATTAAACTCTCTTCTTATTTTCTCTTAACCGTTAAGTTAATAActcatttttattataattttacaaaattttaattaaaagtcaTGGCGCATTAATTCTTGATTTAttaatccaattttttttagttcaatttttaaaatgtaacagaaattaatcaataaaaaatataaaaattaaattcataaattgcTATTAGAGTACATTACggtaaaatttaaccaaaatctaAGTTAGTACACCTCAAATAATTGGACtgtaatttttttaccaaattaatctaataattgTTTTGTGGCTAGGAGCATATTTGACAagatattttcaaattcaagaaCTGTGACGTAGTAAACCAATACCTTTGCTTCTATAAATCGTAGCTTCGTAGTCAAGATTTGGGCATAGAGTTACCAAAAgttctcaaataaaaaaaatttaaaaaaagttgagATGGGAGATATGGAAGTGACAGTAAAAGAAGAAGCTAGACCTGAAATAAAGATTTGGAATTATGTGTTAGGATATGCTAAAATAGCTGTCGTTAAGTGTGCCATTGAGCTTGGGATTGCCGACGTTATTGAAAACTATGGAAGCCCTATGCCACTATCCGAGCTAGCCACTGCCCTCCGATGCGAACCGTCGCGTCTTCATCGCATTATGAGGTTCATGGTCCACGACCGAATATTCAAACAGGAACCCATCAACCAACACACTGTAGGCTTCTCATCGACGCCATTGTCTCGTTGTTTGCTAAAAGGTGGAGAAAAATCCATGGCTGCTTTCATATTGCTCATGTCCAGCCCTACTTGCTTAGCACCCTGGCATAGTCTTAGTGCTCGAGTCCTTGAAACCGGCAATAATATCTCACCATTTGAAGTAGCAAATGGGAAAGATCTATGGAGCTACACCGAGGCGAACCCCGACTTTAGAGAACTCTTTAACAACGCCATGGGTTGCCATGCTAGACTGACGGTGCAGGCGACAATCGAAGGATGTCCCGAAGTGTTCGACGGAGTCGAAAGCCTGGTCGATGTTGGTGGTGGTAACGGGACTGCTTTGAGCCTTTTAGTCAAGGCATTCCCATGGATTCGAGGCATCAACTTTGATCTCCCTCATGTCGTCGCCGTTTCAGCAAAATCCGATAGCATTGAAAACGTAGGAGGAGACATGTTCATGTCTATCCCAAACGCCGACGCAGCGTTTCTCATGGTTAGTACTTTCTTTCCCTTCATTATATGGTCTTATACGATTAATCCATACATTGCACATTGCAGTGGGTATTGCATGATTGGGACGACGAGGAATGcattaaaatcctaaaaaaatgTCGAGAAGCCATTCCAGAAGATAAAGGGAAGGTTATAATCGTTGAAGCAGTTcttgaagaagataaagaagGCGAC
The sequence above is a segment of the Gossypium raimondii isolate GPD5lz chromosome 4, ASM2569854v1, whole genome shotgun sequence genome. Coding sequences within it:
- the LOC105779547 gene encoding acetylserotonin O-methyltransferase, with amino-acid sequence MGDMEVTVKEEARPEIKIWNYVLGYAKIAVVKCAIELGIADVIENYGSPMPLSELATALRCEPSRLHRIMRFMVHDRIFKQEPINQHTVGFSSTPLSRCLLKGGEKSMAAFILLMSSPTCLAPWHSLSARVLETGNNISPFEVANGKDLWSYTEANPDFRELFNNAMGCHARLTVQATIEGCPEVFDGVESLVDVGGGNGTALSLLVKAFPWIRGINFDLPHVVAVSAKSDSIENVGGDMFMSIPNADAAFLMWVLHDWDDEECIKILKKCREAIPEDKGKVIIVEAVLEEDKEGDELGGVGLMLDTALMAITNKGKERTLKEWSYVLRQSGFTRFNVKPTRAVQSVIEAYP